TGATTGCAAACAGTAAATGAGAAGAAAAAGCTCTAATTTGTCCTGATAAGGGCAGTGTGATATGATAAAAATGTAAGCGATTTATATAAATACATGGAATGAAGGAAGTGACCCAGTGAAATCAGTTGTTATCTTTGATATGGATGGAACCTTAATTGATACCGAATCTGTCTACCTTAAGGCCTATCAAGAGGTTTTTCAAGCGCGAGGAATAGAATTTACCGATCAAGAATACATTGACCAGCATGCTGGTCGAACAGCAGCAGCCTGCTTACAGGCCCTAGTGGAAAAAACGGGCAGCCAGGATTTAGCCAAAACGCTTTTCAATGAAGCTGAGCAAAGATTTGTTGAAATTGAGGCTGAATCCGGTATTGACAATAAAGCCGGTTTACTAGAGACTATCGAGGCTCTTAAAGACATGGAAGTTACCATCCATGTGGCTTCTTCCAGTAATCGCTCAGAAGTGATTTCCAGGTTAAAAGGAGCTGGAATTAGTTCATATATCGATGGTTTTACTTCTGGGGATGAAGTCACACATTCTAAGCCTCATCCTGAAATCTTTTTAAAGGCCTTAGAGAAGACGGGGCAAAGTAAGGATAGTGCTTTAATCATTGAAGACTCGGTAGCGGGGGTTGAAGCTGGTTTTCGTTCGGGAATTGATACCATCATGGTGCCTGACTTAGTCGCAGCTAGTGAGAAAAATAAGGCGCAAGCGCTTGTCATTGTTGACCGCTTAGACGATATCCTTAACTATGTCAAATAAGCTGGCTAAAGCACTTTACTAGCAGTATAGGATGTAATTAAACTGAATATTTTATTTAATTCTAATACAAAAGCGACAGGATTCTAATTCCTGTCGCTTTTGTGTTTATTGAATTTTACTATCAGCGGCTGAATGATGCATTGTATTATTTTGGAGGTAGTGAATAATTTTATCAGTTCCTCGGTCAATTTGTTGGTAGGTGGTTTGAAAGTCTTTGGTTAACATTGGATCATCAACGTCAGTCTGTTCCTCAAGGAAATTAGAGAAAGGGACAATTTTGGAAAAATAACTTTCCCCTAGACGCTCTCTAGTAGCATCATAGATGGTAGTATCCATACAGATAATCAAGTCAAAACGCTTAGCATCCATGGGCTTGAGAAGGCGACTCTTTAGTCCTTGATAGGGTATTTGATGTTCCTTGAGCAGCTGTATCACTCGAGAGTCAGCCTTATCACCATTGCGCCAATTCTCAATGGAGGCTGAATCAACCCTTATGGGAGTGTTTAAATGAGCTTGCTTAATCTTTTCACGGAGCAAGGCTTCAGCTAAGGGGGAACGACAAATATTAGCCAGGCAAACAAAAAGTATGCTTTTGCCTTTTGGGGCAAATACTTTTTGCCAGCTAGACTTTAGCCACTCTTTAAGCTTCTGCCAGTTAGGGGACTTAGTCTCCATAAGGTGCCTTATCCCATTGCGTATTAGTCTGACTCAAATCCAGGGCTTTATAGATGGCATCAGCGACACCGCCTTCGTTATGAGGACCGGTGACATAGTCTGCAATTTCTTTAACGGCGGGATCAGCATTAGCCATAGCGAAGCTATAGCCGGCCATTTCCAGCATTTTTAGATCATTCAAATTATCCCCAATAGCCATGATATTTTTAGGATTGTAGCCATGGGCTTGGCAGTACTTGGCTACAGCTCCCCCTTTGTTAGCTGTCTTAGCTGAAATTTCCAAGTTTGACTTAAAGGAAGAAGTGATATAAATGTTATCATAGCGCTGACTTAATTCCTGCTGAATCGGGTGGAGGACTTGCGGTCCCTTTTCATGAATAAATACTAATTTGAGGATGTGCTGGCCTTCTTCTTCAATGAGGTCAGTTAAATCATCAATATATTCAATGGAGTTAACCTCATTCGATTGGCTGGCCCGACTAAGGGTTTCTTCAAAGCTCAATTCAGGAGACATTCTTTGAATCATATCTGCAATGTAATGAAGGCGTTGGTGCTTTGAATTGGAGTAGACGTTCTTTGAGGTCATGGCTTCCATGTAATAGCCATGTTCGTGTCCGTAGTGAATAATCTCTTTAGCGACTTGGTCATCTAAGTCAATTTCATACTCTACCTCACCTTCTCGGTCAAAAAGAATGGCACCATTTAAACCGATAATCGGGCAACGAATACCGGCTTCGTCTAAGAGTACCTTGGCTTCATGGAAGTTTCTTCCGGTAGCAACGATAAATGGGATACCTAATTGGTAGGTATGCATGATGGCCTCACGATTGCGTGGGTGGATATGCATGGTTTCGTCCAATAGTGTTCCGTCCATATCAGAAACAATTAATTCCAGCATAAAAATCTCCTTTTTTTTATAAAATCCGTTATAACTATGGCTATTGTAACATTTTAAAAAATGGTAGACTAGGTATAAGTTAAGTGATAAAGGAAAGGGGAAATCAAGCGTGCATACAATCATTAACAACCAATGGCAAGAGGCCTTAGATCCAGTTTTTGAAAGTCCTGCTTACCAAAAACTAAGAGAGTTTCTAAAAGATGAATATCGTAGTCAGGTGATCTACCCAGATATGTGGCATATCTATGAGGCCTTTAAGTTAACCCCTTTTGACCAGGTAAAAGTCGTTATTTTGGGGCAAGACCCCTATCATGAACCCCATCAAGCCCATGGACTAAGCTTTTCGGTACAGAAAGGGGTGGCGATTCCGCCTTCCTTAAATAATATCTACCAGGAGCTAAGTACTGATGTTGGTTTTCAACCAGTTCATCATGGCAATTTAACCGAGTGGGCCGAGCAGGGGGTCTTATTATTAAACTCTGTTTTAACGGTACGTCAAGGGAAGGCCCATTCACATCGCGGTCGGGGTTGGGAAGAAGTCACCGACTTTGCTATCCAACAATTAAATAAGCGTAATCAACGAGTTGTCTTTATCTTATGGGGAAATGCAGCTAAGTCGAAGAGACGATTTATCGATGAAAATAAGCATGCTGTTCTAACCTCTGTCCATCCTAGTCCCTTATCAGCTTACCGAGGTTTCTTTGGGTCCCGACCCTTTTCCAAGGCTAACCAACTCTTAATTGAGAGCGGACAAAGTCCAATTAATTGGCAACTCAGTGAATAAAAAAATTACCCAATATCTTTGTGACACTCACATTGGCCAGGGATGCAATGGCAAGTGACAGTGGGGACAAGGTCTTTATCCCTCAAGGCTTGGAAAATATTGTCTTGCATGCCTTGGTCCAGGTCACTTTGTTTGATCATGTCAATGATTAATTGGTCGGCGTGGGTGCGACAATGTTGCTTGAGTAAATTATTAATATCGGCCGCTTGGCTACTTGCTTCAGAAATTAGAGGATGGTAGAGATACTGTCCTCCTTTTTTTTCAGTCGCTAGATAGCCTTTATTGACTAAGCGATGTAAGAGGGTTTTGATGGTTGTGGGTTTCCAACCCGTCTTTTCGCTGAGGCTATCGATTACAAAACGACTGGTGGTTGCTCCTTGAGCCCAAATCACCCGAAGAACCTGGTGTTCACTGTCGGTTATGGAGTTTTTCTTAGTCATATGATTCACTTCCTTAGAGAATAATTATTTGACTTTGTTTGCTTTGGCAGACTATGTTGACTTATCCAAGTCAGAATATCATGGTAAACAACTTCTTCATTGTCATAAAGAAAAAGCTCGTGACCGCGTTTTTCATAAACTTGAAAAATGACATCTTGAAAATGAGCTTGCTTCAATTCCTGGTAGGTGCCAGAGAGTTTTTTGCTTGGACCTAGTAGAAAATCATTGGCTCCATTCATAAAATACAGGGGAAGATGGGGGTCAATCGTCTTGGCCCAACCTTTTTTGGTAGCGGAGTCGACTAACCTAATTAAATGCCAAAAGCCATCATTAGTAAAAGGAAAACCATCCAGGGGATAGTCTACTTTTTCTGGTTGAGGGTACCAATATTTCAAGATCCGTAAATCGCGCTCACTAGGCTGGCGTTTAAATTGGGTAAAAAGACCACCAAATAAGAAACGATGCAAAAAGAAATTGGTCGCTTGCGGACGACTGAGCTTAGTTAATAGGGGGCTCAATAATTTTCCCAAATCAATTACAAAAGAATGATCGGCGCTACCGGAGAGAATGGCTCCAGAGACCGTGTGACTATATTTTTGTAGAAAAAGCCGACTGATAAAAGACCCCATGGAATGTCCAATCAGAAAATAAGGAACATTGGGATTCACTGATTTGACATCGCAAATCACGCGGTAGAGGTCTTCTACCAGAATTAACTTCATATTATATGGTCCAAAATAGCCTAGGGAGTCATGGGCTTTTGCATAAGGACCATGCCCAACTTGATCATGGGCAATGAATGTGATGCCTTGAGACTGAAACCATTCTCCCATGGGCTGATAGCGGATGGCACTTTCAGACATCCCATGCACGTAGTGTATGATGGCTTTGGGATGGTCAGCTGTCCAGCTGTAGTAATCTAAGGGGTGTTTATCGGGGTGGGAAGATTTTAAATGGTAATGTTCTTGGTACATGGTCGACTCCTTTCTCTTGTGGCTACTATTATATAGGAAAATTTTTAGAAGGTAAAAGTTAGGCTAGTCAGACAATAGCCTTGCCTAATATTGGCGTTCGTGGTAAATTTAACTATTAATAAGCCAACTTGTAGTAATCCTCATTTTAAAAGGAGTTTGATAATTATGAATTTTGTCTATATTTCCCCGTATTTTCCTCAAAATTTCCAAGAATTCGCTGTTAAACTTCATCAAAATGGTGCAACAGTATTAGGCATTGGGAGTGAAGCCTATGATATTCTACCGGCGTCTCTTAAAGAAGCCCTTACGGAATATTATCGGGTGGATAATTTAGAAGATACTTTAGCTGTGAAGAAGGCAGTGGCCTTTTTCTTCCATAAATATGGTCCAATCGACCGGATAGAATCGCAAGAAGAATATTGGTTAGAACTAGATGCTCAATTACGTGAGCAATTCAACATTGTTGGGATGAAACCTAAGGAACTGAAGAAAATAAAACACAAATCAGAAATGAAAAAATACTTTAAGAAGGCTAAGTGTCCAGTAGCCAAGGGGCGTTTAGTCAAAACTAAAGTTAGTCTGAAGCGGGCTGCTAAGGCCTTAGGTTATCCAGTTGTCTTAAAACCAGATGTTGGGGTAGGTGCTGGTAATACTTACCGAATTGATAATGATGATGACTTGGAAAAGTTTGAAGCCCAATGGGACCATACGACGCCTTACTTTATGGAAGAGTTTATTGAAGGTGGGCAGTTATGTACTTTTGATGGCTTATTGGACCAAGAAGGAAATATTGTTTGGTATGGAAGTCTAACCTATGAAGAACCAACCTTGGATTGGGTCAATGGTGACCGCGATGGGGTCTACTGGATTGAAAAAGAAGTAGATCCAAAACTTAAAGAAATTGGCGAAAATGTCGTTAAAGCCTTTGGAATTAAGGAGCGTTTCTTCCATATCGAATTCTTCCGGATGCCGGATAATTCTTATTTGGGTATTGAATATAATAACCGTGCTGTTGGTGGCTTTGGCCATGATGCCTATGACTACGCCCATAGTATCGACTTATACGATATGTATGCCAAGGTTGTTTTAGGCAAAGAAATTCCTGCTAACCCCAACGATTCACGCTATTGCGTGGTGACATTTAGGCAGGCAGATAAAAATTACCAACATTCAGTTGCTGACATTAAAGAACGTTATGCTAATGATGTTAAAGCCGTTAAAGACCTACCTAAGGTTTACCATGATTTGTTAGGTAGTCAGTTATTTGCTATTCTATGTGACAATGACAACGAGCGTCAAGCAATTACAGATTACATCCGCGCCTAGGCTCAGTTTATTCTTCCTACTAGAAAAGAGCTAAAAAGAGCTGGTTTCAAAGGTAATGACTTCAATAGTTAGATGCTTAGTCTGACTTATTGGAGCCGCCATAAAACACTATATTTTTTTGATGAATTCTCTTTAATATTAAAAGTCAGAAAAAGCCCCCAAAGTAACCTTGGGGGCTTTTATCGTTATTAGAGTTTCTAGACTTTAACTGGCATTAGGTAGTCCACTATTGCCTCCCGACCTGTAAATGGTCCGTCGACTATAACCTTCTCTTTGACTGTTTCCTGGACTCACACTTGGCTCTCTTTGAGAGCTTGGTGT
The nucleotide sequence above comes from Aerococcus urinae. Encoded proteins:
- a CDS encoding uracil-DNA glycosylase; this translates as MHTIINNQWQEALDPVFESPAYQKLREFLKDEYRSQVIYPDMWHIYEAFKLTPFDQVKVVILGQDPYHEPHQAHGLSFSVQKGVAIPPSLNNIYQELSTDVGFQPVHHGNLTEWAEQGVLLLNSVLTVRQGKAHSHRGRGWEEVTDFAIQQLNKRNQRVVFILWGNAAKSKRRFIDENKHAVLTSVHPSPLSAYRGFFGSRPFSKANQLLIESGQSPINWQLSE
- a CDS encoding BlaI/MecI/CopY family transcriptional regulator, with protein sequence MTKKNSITDSEHQVLRVIWAQGATTSRFVIDSLSEKTGWKPTTIKTLLHRLVNKGYLATEKKGGQYLYHPLISEASSQAADINNLLKQHCRTHADQLIIDMIKQSDLDQGMQDNIFQALRDKDLVPTVTCHCIPGQCECHKDIG
- a CDS encoding Cof-type HAD-IIB family hydrolase, which encodes MLELIVSDMDGTLLDETMHIHPRNREAIMHTYQLGIPFIVATGRNFHEAKVLLDEAGIRCPIIGLNGAILFDREGEVEYEIDLDDQVAKEIIHYGHEHGYYMEAMTSKNVYSNSKHQRLHYIADMIQRMSPELSFEETLSRASQSNEVNSIEYIDDLTDLIEEEGQHILKLVFIHEKGPQVLHPIQQELSQRYDNIYITSSFKSNLEISAKTANKGGAVAKYCQAHGYNPKNIMAIGDNLNDLKMLEMAGYSFAMANADPAVKEIADYVTGPHNEGGVADAIYKALDLSQTNTQWDKAPYGD
- a CDS encoding alpha/beta hydrolase; this translates as MYQEHYHLKSSHPDKHPLDYYSWTADHPKAIIHYVHGMSESAIRYQPMGEWFQSQGITFIAHDQVGHGPYAKAHDSLGYFGPYNMKLILVEDLYRVICDVKSVNPNVPYFLIGHSMGSFISRLFLQKYSHTVSGAILSGSADHSFVIDLGKLLSPLLTKLSRPQATNFFLHRFLFGGLFTQFKRQPSERDLRILKYWYPQPEKVDYPLDGFPFTNDGFWHLIRLVDSATKKGWAKTIDPHLPLYFMNGANDFLLGPSKKLSGTYQELKQAHFQDVIFQVYEKRGHELFLYDNEEVVYHDILTWISQHSLPKQTKSNNYSLRK
- a CDS encoding low molecular weight protein-tyrosine-phosphatase, translated to METKSPNWQKLKEWLKSSWQKVFAPKGKSILFVCLANICRSPLAEALLREKIKQAHLNTPIRVDSASIENWRNGDKADSRVIQLLKEHQIPYQGLKSRLLKPMDAKRFDLIICMDTTIYDATRERLGESYFSKIVPFSNFLEEQTDVDDPMLTKDFQTTYQQIDRGTDKIIHYLQNNTMHHSAADSKIQ
- a CDS encoding HAD family hydrolase codes for the protein MKSVVIFDMDGTLIDTESVYLKAYQEVFQARGIEFTDQEYIDQHAGRTAAACLQALVEKTGSQDLAKTLFNEAEQRFVEIEAESGIDNKAGLLETIEALKDMEVTIHVASSSNRSEVISRLKGAGISSYIDGFTSGDEVTHSKPHPEIFLKALEKTGQSKDSALIIEDSVAGVEAGFRSGIDTIMVPDLVAASEKNKAQALVIVDRLDDILNYVK
- a CDS encoding ATP-grasp domain-containing protein, which produces MNFVYISPYFPQNFQEFAVKLHQNGATVLGIGSEAYDILPASLKEALTEYYRVDNLEDTLAVKKAVAFFFHKYGPIDRIESQEEYWLELDAQLREQFNIVGMKPKELKKIKHKSEMKKYFKKAKCPVAKGRLVKTKVSLKRAAKALGYPVVLKPDVGVGAGNTYRIDNDDDLEKFEAQWDHTTPYFMEEFIEGGQLCTFDGLLDQEGNIVWYGSLTYEEPTLDWVNGDRDGVYWIEKEVDPKLKEIGENVVKAFGIKERFFHIEFFRMPDNSYLGIEYNNRAVGGFGHDAYDYAHSIDLYDMYAKVVLGKEIPANPNDSRYCVVTFRQADKNYQHSVADIKERYANDVKAVKDLPKVYHDLLGSQLFAILCDNDNERQAITDYIRA